From Chlamydiota bacterium, the proteins below share one genomic window:
- a CDS encoding tetratricopeptide repeat protein yields MKNMIKRFLVVFTILGWFFDLGLTSGLARWRDQGQSEKYFKIWEEKSEWEPFAIEGYALLLQQNYQGAQEKLQKAIARGCSLGKIYFQLGLCFDKLNQPQEAIQNYKRALEIFPTATLKKSEQNIEEYTFLTHHNLGVVYLEQSRDSDAVQEFEKAAQLKPEDASTQVNLGILYSKNDMFEKAIDAYGKALKYDTQSALAHYNLSVLLRKMGEKEEAQKHLESAMSIDPSLEKPLGKATESTEIKNPFALTQEEVLEIKKNASSADDLIALGNLYLARLEFENALSSYEEAITKDPKKLDAYLGKARVLLRLDRSLEAEKVFYQALLLNPNQWEAHIQLGKIYYDLGRIQMACKEFEKANKLKENQVDTLFFLGVVNEYQGEERYGKGFPVDQAKQYYEKVLEMDPKHMQARTNLANVYARLGDWDQAKKEFEKASEVASDSAYAHYNLGYIYDELGLRKQSIAEYLKAVELNPKLTDAYFNLGFVYGEHKLFKYAEKEYLKVLDLDRNYADAYFNLGILYDRYLKDKDKAHTYYHEYALRSPNAPMDEKRVLKRRIIKLYP; encoded by the coding sequence ATGAAAAATATGATCAAGAGATTTCTGGTTGTTTTTACAATCTTAGGATGGTTCTTTGATTTAGGTCTTACCTCAGGCCTCGCTCGTTGGCGGGATCAAGGACAATCAGAAAAATATTTTAAAATATGGGAAGAAAAATCCGAATGGGAACCGTTTGCGATTGAAGGATATGCCTTACTTCTTCAGCAAAATTATCAAGGGGCTCAAGAAAAACTTCAAAAAGCGATTGCACGTGGATGCTCGCTCGGAAAAATCTATTTTCAATTAGGTTTGTGTTTTGACAAATTAAATCAGCCCCAAGAGGCCATTCAAAATTACAAGCGGGCCTTAGAAATTTTTCCAACGGCTACTCTCAAGAAAAGTGAACAGAATATTGAAGAGTACACTTTTCTCACTCACCATAACTTAGGGGTCGTTTACCTTGAACAGAGTCGTGATTCTGACGCGGTTCAAGAGTTTGAAAAAGCGGCTCAATTAAAACCTGAAGATGCTTCGACACAGGTTAATCTCGGGATTCTCTATTCTAAAAATGACATGTTCGAAAAAGCCATTGATGCTTATGGGAAAGCGCTTAAATATGACACTCAATCAGCTCTGGCCCATTACAACTTAAGTGTTCTCTTAAGAAAAATGGGTGAGAAAGAAGAGGCTCAAAAACATTTAGAAAGTGCGATGAGTATTGATCCTTCTTTGGAAAAACCTTTAGGTAAAGCGACAGAATCAACGGAGATTAAAAACCCCTTCGCCTTAACCCAGGAAGAAGTTTTGGAAATTAAAAAAAATGCCAGTAGTGCAGATGACTTAATCGCTTTAGGAAATCTTTATCTTGCTCGCTTGGAGTTTGAAAATGCCCTTTCTTCTTATGAAGAAGCCATTACAAAAGATCCCAAAAAGTTAGACGCTTATTTGGGAAAGGCACGGGTTCTCCTCAGGCTTGATCGATCTCTAGAGGCTGAAAAGGTTTTTTATCAGGCGCTTCTTCTTAATCCAAATCAGTGGGAAGCCCACATTCAATTAGGGAAAATTTATTACGATTTGGGTCGAATTCAAATGGCTTGCAAAGAATTTGAAAAGGCCAATAAGCTTAAAGAAAATCAGGTGGACACTTTATTTTTCCTTGGGGTAGTCAATGAATACCAAGGAGAGGAAAGATACGGAAAGGGGTTCCCTGTGGATCAAGCCAAACAATATTATGAAAAGGTTTTAGAGATGGATCCTAAGCATATGCAGGCTCGGACGAACTTGGCCAATGTTTATGCCCGTCTTGGTGATTGGGATCAGGCAAAAAAGGAATTTGAAAAGGCTTCTGAGGTGGCTTCTGATTCTGCTTATGCCCATTATAACTTGGGTTATATTTACGATGAATTAGGTTTAAGGAAACAATCGATTGCAGAGTATCTGAAGGCCGTGGAGCTTAATCCTAAGCTAACGGATGCTTACTTCAATCTTGGTTTTGTCTATGGCGAGCATAAACTCTTTAAGTATGCTGAGAAAGAATATCTCAAAGTGCTTGATCTCGATCGGAATTATGCAGATGCCTATTTTAATTTGGGTATTCTTTATGATCGTTATCTCAAGGATAAGGACAAAGCCCATACTTATTATCACGAGTATGCTTTGAGAAGTCCCAATGCTCCGATGGATGAAAAGCGGGTGTTAAAGAGAAGAATCATTAAGCTTTATCCGTAA
- a CDS encoding c-type cytochrome: MKLNPIFLGGLFLVLCLFIGFSVFSRKEQPAYGKLTLPKLDLKTLNFRIEEGRALFQTKGCVNCHTFKGIGKPVAASLSMLRNSTTPDFSKAWIENPQKMRPGVRMEKINMTQEELLSLLYYLYESN; this comes from the coding sequence ATGAAGTTAAACCCGATTTTTCTAGGGGGGCTTTTTCTTGTTTTATGCCTTTTTATTGGATTTTCAGTTTTTTCAAGGAAAGAACAACCTGCTTATGGGAAATTGACTTTGCCAAAACTTGATTTAAAAACCCTCAATTTTCGAATTGAAGAAGGTCGGGCCCTTTTTCAGACCAAAGGTTGTGTGAACTGTCATACTTTTAAGGGAATTGGAAAGCCCGTTGCTGCTTCTCTTTCCATGTTAAGAAATTCTACAACCCCTGATTTTTCAAAGGCTTGGATTGAAAACCCACAAAAAATGAGACCTGGAGTTCGTATGGAAAAAATCAATATGACCCAAGAAGAACTTCTTTCCCTTCTTTATTATCTCTACGAGTCGAATTGA
- the radC gene encoding DNA repair protein RadC, translated as MDPIQGSAAGGGIILSDCVHMNLKPTTESDFSNLGISSLETKPSILSKKEELRSEVQDLLPREKLERDGPERLKDYELLAILLRTGLPKKNVLQVSKEILRTYPPEALLNLKMEPLKKIRGIGLSKASTLVAAFELAKRAFHKGLGTSYTILRSKDILPLITSIRSSRKEHFIAIFLNSRKQVIHQETISIGVLDGSLVHPREVFQPAIQISAASVIFAHNHPSGDVSPSREDILITQRLCQAGLLLGIDVLDHVIISKDAFLSLREDDPSNSIGFSREGF; from the coding sequence GTGGATCCGATTCAGGGGTCAGCAGCAGGTGGTGGGATTATCCTGAGCGACTGTGTTCACATGAATTTAAAACCAACCACTGAATCTGATTTTTCCAATCTTGGAATTAGTTCTCTAGAAACAAAACCTTCGATTCTTTCCAAAAAGGAAGAGCTGCGTTCTGAAGTTCAAGATTTGCTTCCTCGTGAGAAATTAGAGCGAGATGGCCCTGAGCGCTTAAAAGATTACGAACTTCTTGCGATTCTTTTAAGAACAGGTTTACCCAAGAAAAATGTTTTGCAGGTGTCAAAAGAGATTTTACGGACCTATCCTCCTGAAGCCCTTTTGAATCTTAAAATGGAGCCCCTGAAGAAAATTCGGGGAATAGGCCTTTCCAAGGCGAGTACGCTCGTAGCGGCTTTTGAACTTGCTAAGCGGGCCTTCCATAAAGGATTAGGAACCTCTTATACGATTTTGAGATCGAAGGATATTCTTCCTTTGATCACTTCCATCCGTTCTTCACGTAAAGAGCATTTTATCGCTATTTTTTTAAATTCAAGAAAGCAGGTGATTCATCAAGAAACCATATCGATTGGAGTTTTGGATGGAAGTTTGGTGCATCCCCGTGAGGTCTTTCAACCTGCGATTCAGATTTCTGCAGCCTCGGTGATTTTCGCCCACAATCATCCTTCGGGAGATGTTTCTCCCAGTCGAGAGGATATTCTGATCACTCAGCGGCTTTGCCAGGCGGGGCTTCTTTTGGGAATTGATGTTCTGGATCATGTGATTATTTCAAAGGATGCTTTTTTAAGTCTTCGGGAGGATGATCCTTCAAACAGCATTGGTTTTTCACGTGAGGGATTTTAG
- a CDS encoding biopolymer transporter ExbD, with product MSFKLETAEGPSSYQKLGSSLCEINVIPLVDIVLVLLLIFMLTAPMIYQGIDVHLPKTSKSLKPLEMEERMILTLTKGQTIFLNEKSVLPKDLTQNLKNIFKTREDKTLYLKADRELSYGFVAEMMDQVHQAGISKIGMVTEPHLEKTSQGP from the coding sequence ATGTCCTTTAAATTAGAAACAGCCGAGGGTCCTTCTTCCTATCAAAAACTCGGGAGTTCCTTATGCGAAATCAATGTGATCCCCTTGGTCGATATCGTATTGGTTTTGCTTCTCATCTTTATGCTAACCGCCCCGATGATTTACCAGGGCATTGATGTCCATCTTCCTAAAACCTCAAAAAGTTTAAAACCTCTTGAAATGGAAGAGCGAATGATTCTAACCCTGACCAAGGGGCAAACGATTTTTTTAAATGAGAAATCTGTTTTACCCAAAGATTTAACTCAAAATCTTAAAAATATTTTTAAAACGAGAGAAGACAAGACCTTGTATTTAAAAGCAGATCGAGAGCTTTCTTACGGATTCGTCGCTGAAATGATGGATCAAGTCCATCAGGCAGGAATTTCCAAAATAGGAATGGTGACAGAACCCCACCTTGAAAAAACTTCCCAGGGCCCTTAA
- a CDS encoding NYN domain-containing protein produces the protein METGKVGRYLWALLIDERPEALNIIPIFILKVLETIRKFTSLLQQIRKSETPSPLQNFKKPPTLDPASSKWKEELNQAKRERLDAKFALDKSEAKNTQLEDRLQELQNLYKTTLTEAQGLKHEKNSFLKKIKELEHSVSEIKTERKDKESLESRLHQLERENKILKYELEKKDKTLEEFSKIKDEHEKLLKNKTLLQKRIDESEKLILFKTEEIDKIREEIKKEALIKKEARKVLKNPVPRVGIFVDVQNIFYASKERYERKLDFQKLLYQTLQGRKLVKAMAYVVITPEINQNNFMNTLETMGYETKTKNLKIRRDGSAKGDWDLGIAIDTISMADKLDVVVLVSGDGDFVDLVRMLKAKNIRVEVASFLHNSSADLIDSADFHFILDEKILLTS, from the coding sequence ATGGAAACAGGAAAGGTGGGAAGATATCTTTGGGCCCTTTTAATCGATGAACGGCCTGAGGCGTTAAATATTATTCCGATCTTTATTTTGAAGGTTCTTGAAACCATTCGCAAATTTACCAGTCTCTTACAGCAAATTCGTAAATCTGAAACTCCTTCACCTCTTCAGAATTTCAAAAAACCTCCGACTTTGGATCCGGCTTCTTCCAAATGGAAGGAGGAACTCAATCAGGCAAAAAGAGAGCGTTTAGATGCAAAGTTTGCTCTTGATAAATCAGAAGCCAAAAATACTCAGCTTGAAGATCGGTTACAGGAACTCCAAAATTTGTATAAAACCACACTGACCGAGGCTCAAGGGCTTAAGCATGAAAAAAATTCATTCCTTAAAAAAATAAAAGAATTAGAACATTCTGTCAGTGAAATTAAAACTGAACGTAAGGATAAGGAATCGCTGGAAAGTAGGTTGCATCAACTTGAGCGAGAAAATAAAATCCTGAAGTATGAGCTGGAGAAAAAAGATAAAACACTTGAAGAATTCTCAAAAATAAAAGATGAGCATGAAAAACTTCTTAAAAATAAGACGCTTCTTCAAAAAAGGATTGACGAGTCTGAAAAGTTGATTCTTTTCAAAACGGAAGAAATTGATAAAATCAGAGAGGAAATTAAAAAGGAAGCCTTGATTAAGAAAGAGGCTAGGAAAGTTCTTAAAAATCCTGTTCCCCGTGTTGGAATCTTTGTGGATGTTCAAAATATCTTTTATGCTTCTAAAGAGAGATACGAAAGAAAACTCGATTTTCAAAAACTTCTTTATCAAACTTTACAGGGTAGAAAATTAGTAAAAGCAATGGCGTATGTGGTTATTACCCCTGAAATTAATCAGAACAATTTTATGAACACGCTTGAAACCATGGGCTATGAAACCAAAACTAAAAATTTGAAAATTCGTCGCGATGGTTCAGCCAAAGGGGACTGGGATTTAGGGATTGCCATTGACACAATCTCTATGGCAGATAAATTAGATGTGGTGGTCTTGGTCAGTGGGGATGGGGATTTTGTTGATTTGGTCCGAATGCTTAAAGCAAAAAATATTCGTGTTGAAGTGGCTTCATTTCTCCATAACAGTTCTGCGGATCTGATTGACTCAGCTGATTTTCATTTTATCCTTGATGAAAAGATTCTCCTTACCTCATGA
- a CDS encoding MotA/TolQ/ExbB proton channel family protein gives MNPSHLLRSNILDIILSAAPVAKFIFLILGIFSIVCWAIVFEKAWQLYQIKKSSKKFLKAFERETVHSKIHAISNLHSESPLAQIGLATAKVLSSEKQNSAALSQGQGKFLLEACHRSMRQAASREIGKMENHLPVLATTASIAPFIGLFGTVWGIIESFRGIGAEGSASLAVVAPGISEALVSTAAGLGAAIPAVMAYNFFVNRVRQWSSEMENLILEIMNRLSQSSIQNQELVDVL, from the coding sequence GTGAATCCAAGTCATCTACTCAGATCCAATATTCTTGATATTATTTTAAGTGCAGCGCCCGTTGCCAAATTTATTTTTCTCATTCTGGGAATATTTTCAATTGTTTGTTGGGCGATTGTATTTGAAAAAGCATGGCAACTTTACCAAATTAAAAAATCCTCTAAAAAATTTTTAAAGGCCTTTGAAAGAGAAACCGTTCATTCTAAAATTCATGCGATCTCAAATTTGCATTCTGAAAGTCCCCTGGCCCAAATTGGGTTAGCAACAGCGAAGGTTCTATCTTCTGAAAAGCAAAATAGCGCCGCTCTCTCTCAGGGACAGGGAAAATTCCTACTTGAAGCCTGCCATCGGTCGATGCGCCAAGCCGCCTCAAGGGAAATTGGAAAAATGGAGAACCATCTTCCAGTCCTTGCAACCACTGCAAGCATCGCCCCTTTCATTGGCCTTTTTGGAACCGTATGGGGGATTATCGAGTCCTTTCGGGGAATTGGTGCTGAAGGGTCCGCAAGTCTGGCTGTCGTGGCTCCTGGAATTTCTGAAGCCCTGGTCTCCACGGCTGCGGGGCTAGGCGCTGCCATTCCAGCGGTTATGGCTTATAATTTTTTTGTCAATCGTGTAAGACAATGGTCCTCTGAGATGGAAAATTTAATTTTAGAAATCATGAATCGTTTAAGTCAATCCTCTATCCAAAACCAGGAACTTGTCGATGTCCTTTAA
- a CDS encoding PAS domain S-box protein, whose translation MAKILRRIPDRGHVENYFLQLAQEKGFLESVFNSMLEGIVVTDRRQEIIFINHAAQEFLGARDTEILHENLPKYLASLELDELAKLIELDWGKLIHRDVQVIHPIARMLHLNVFPLISSENAFLGLVLILNDVTKKKEEELDHLRKEKLQTISLMAACIAHEIGNPLNAIDIHLQLLERNLKKEKASRTQHLLDSVKIIRTEINRLDHTVRSFLGAARPMKVNLQGSDLWKILEETLDVVREELSERKITLKKSFDSKLPKMMVDEFQIKQAFSNIIKNAIEAMPHGGILKIDLSFENHHAKISFEDNGEGIPMESLPKIFEPYFTTKASGSGLGLMISYRIVKEHGGKIEVTSQPGVGATFTVTLPLGLRRKMQLLTEG comes from the coding sequence ATGGCCAAGATCTTGCGTCGAATTCCGGATCGTGGGCATGTCGAGAATTATTTCCTTCAACTGGCCCAAGAAAAGGGTTTTCTCGAGAGTGTTTTTAACAGCATGCTAGAAGGGATTGTGGTGACGGATCGAAGGCAGGAAATTATTTTCATTAATCATGCTGCTCAGGAATTTTTAGGTGCACGGGATACCGAAATTCTACATGAAAATCTGCCAAAATATTTGGCATCCCTTGAACTTGATGAGCTTGCAAAATTGATTGAATTAGACTGGGGTAAGTTGATCCATCGAGATGTTCAAGTCATTCATCCTATCGCAAGAATGCTTCATTTAAATGTTTTTCCTCTGATCAGTTCAGAAAACGCCTTTTTAGGATTGGTTTTAATTTTGAATGATGTAACTAAGAAGAAAGAAGAGGAACTTGATCATTTAAGAAAGGAAAAGCTTCAGACGATCAGTCTTATGGCGGCTTGTATTGCTCATGAGATTGGAAATCCATTAAATGCGATTGATATTCATCTTCAACTTCTTGAGAGAAATTTAAAAAAGGAAAAGGCATCTCGGACCCAGCATCTCTTAGATTCTGTAAAAATTATTCGAACAGAAATCAATCGTTTGGATCATACGGTTCGATCGTTTCTTGGTGCTGCAAGGCCTATGAAGGTCAATCTTCAGGGATCAGACCTCTGGAAAATTTTGGAGGAAACCTTAGATGTGGTGAGGGAGGAACTTTCTGAGCGTAAAATCACCCTTAAAAAAAGTTTTGATTCTAAACTTCCCAAAATGATGGTAGATGAATTTCAAATCAAACAAGCCTTTTCAAATATTATTAAAAATGCGATTGAGGCGATGCCTCACGGGGGAATTCTTAAAATTGATCTTTCGTTCGAGAATCATCATGCGAAAATCTCTTTTGAGGATAATGGGGAGGGGATTCCCATGGAGAGTCTTCCCAAGATTTTCGAGCCTTATTTTACGACGAAGGCCAGTGGTTCTGGATTAGGACTGATGATTTCCTATCGCATTGTTAAAGAGCATGGAGGGAAGATAGAGGTCACCAGTCAGCCTGGAGTTGGGGCGACATTTACCGTTACCCTCCCTTTAGGACTTAGGCGTAAGATGCAGCTCTTGACAGAGGGATAG
- a CDS encoding HAD family phosphatase: MHDSPLTTHHSPRFILKAIIFDFNGVIINDEPIHLKMLQKVLKEEGIRLTTKDYYKNYLAFDDKNCFEKILEKENCSRASLKIQELIQRKATYYETFIEKKHRVLFPGVKKWVHRLSKLYPLAIASAALGNEIRWILKRANLLSHFQVIISAEDTPKSKPNPESYLKALQRLNRRRKILPQECLVIEDSIAGIKGAHQASMKCVALAHTYTRTQLKEADLVFTRFKDFSLRKIKALFKPEK, from the coding sequence ATGCATGACTCACCACTCACTACTCACCACTCACCACGTTTTATATTGAAGGCCATCATCTTTGACTTTAACGGTGTGATCATTAATGATGAACCTATTCATCTTAAAATGTTGCAAAAGGTTTTGAAAGAGGAAGGAATTCGTTTAACAACTAAGGATTATTATAAAAATTATCTCGCCTTTGACGATAAAAATTGTTTCGAAAAAATATTAGAAAAAGAAAACTGTTCAAGGGCCTCTCTTAAAATTCAGGAGCTCATTCAAAGAAAAGCGACTTATTACGAAACCTTTATTGAGAAGAAGCATAGGGTTCTTTTCCCAGGAGTCAAGAAGTGGGTCCATCGATTATCCAAACTCTATCCCTTGGCCATAGCCTCTGCAGCATTGGGAAACGAGATCCGATGGATTTTAAAACGCGCAAATTTACTTTCACATTTTCAAGTCATTATTTCAGCGGAAGATACTCCAAAGAGTAAACCGAACCCTGAGAGTTACTTGAAAGCCCTTCAAAGATTAAATCGACGCCGAAAAATTCTACCCCAGGAATGTCTCGTGATTGAAGATTCCATTGCAGGGATCAAGGGAGCTCATCAGGCGTCGATGAAGTGTGTTGCCTTGGCTCATACCTACACTCGGACTCAACTGAAGGAGGCTGATCTTGTCTTCACCCGTTTTAAAGATTTTTCTTTAAGAAAAATCAAAGCCCTTTTTAAACCCGAAAAATAA
- a CDS encoding sigma-54-dependent Fis family transcriptional regulator gives MIPKILIVDDEINTREGLARALGPVGYEVYLAANGEEALKILRETSMDLMLTDLRMSGMGGLQLLDEAHQLDANLKIIVFTAYGSIETAVQAMRRGAYDYLSKPVNLDALEIILSRTLQAKRMESENQLLREQLNKKFGFENIIGESQKMKEIYELIQQVAPTKATVLIQGESGTGKELIAHALHHLSPRKDKPLVALHCAALSESLLESELFGHEKGAFTGALERHIGRFEKADGGTIFLDEISEVSPRIQVKLLRVLQEMAFERVGGNQTLHVDVRAISATNTHLKTKVKEGSFREDLYYRLHVVFIQVPPLRERKEDVPLLVQNFLKQASAENNKIIHSISPKAMEALTDYEWPGNVRELKNAIQSMVVLAKKPELGASDLPPAIREMTKSQTSFLNPGVPIREAEKNLILQTLNSTNFNKTKAAQLLGISRRTLHRKILEYSGPQKLDNNDALN, from the coding sequence ATGATTCCAAAAATTTTAATTGTCGATGATGAAATAAATACCCGTGAGGGCCTTGCCCGGGCTCTCGGCCCCGTGGGTTATGAGGTTTATCTTGCCGCGAATGGAGAAGAGGCGCTTAAAATTTTAAGAGAAACCTCCATGGATCTTATGCTGACAGATCTTCGCATGAGTGGGATGGGCGGGCTTCAACTTTTAGATGAAGCACATCAATTGGATGCTAATCTTAAGATTATTGTTTTTACAGCTTATGGATCTATTGAGACTGCTGTTCAAGCGATGCGTCGGGGCGCTTATGATTATTTGTCTAAGCCTGTCAATTTAGATGCACTCGAAATCATTTTATCGAGAACCCTTCAGGCAAAAAGGATGGAAAGCGAAAACCAGCTTCTACGGGAGCAATTAAATAAAAAATTTGGATTTGAAAACATTATTGGCGAAAGTCAAAAAATGAAGGAAATTTATGAGTTGATTCAACAGGTGGCTCCTACCAAAGCAACGGTGCTGATTCAAGGGGAAAGTGGAACAGGAAAAGAGCTCATCGCCCATGCCCTCCATCATTTAAGTCCTCGAAAAGATAAGCCACTCGTCGCTCTTCACTGTGCGGCCTTGTCTGAAAGTCTTCTAGAAAGCGAGCTTTTTGGACATGAGAAGGGCGCCTTTACAGGGGCCCTGGAACGCCACATTGGACGTTTTGAAAAGGCAGACGGAGGAACTATTTTTTTAGATGAAATTTCAGAGGTAAGTCCAAGGATTCAGGTCAAACTCCTCAGGGTTCTTCAAGAGATGGCTTTTGAAAGGGTGGGCGGAAATCAAACGCTTCATGTGGATGTTCGTGCCATTTCCGCGACGAATACCCATCTTAAAACAAAGGTGAAAGAAGGAAGTTTTAGAGAGGATCTCTATTATCGTCTCCATGTGGTTTTTATTCAAGTCCCGCCTTTACGGGAAAGGAAAGAGGATGTTCCTCTTTTAGTTCAGAATTTTTTAAAACAGGCATCCGCAGAAAATAATAAAATCATTCATTCTATTTCGCCCAAGGCGATGGAGGCATTGACGGATTATGAATGGCCTGGGAATGTGAGAGAGTTGAAAAATGCCATTCAAAGCATGGTCGTTCTTGCAAAGAAACCAGAGCTCGGTGCATCGGATTTACCTCCCGCCATTCGTGAAATGACGAAAAGTCAAACTTCCTTTTTGAATCCAGGGGTTCCGATAAGAGAGGCAGAAAAAAATCTCATTCTTCAAACCTTGAATTCTACTAACTTTAATAAAACCAAAGCTGCTCAGCTCTTGGGCATCAGTCGAAGGACCCTCCACCGAAAAATTCTGGAGTATAGTGGGCCCCAAAAACTGGACAACAATGATGCCCTCAACTAG
- a CDS encoding Lrp/AsnC ligand binding domain-containing protein yields MVSAYIFIETDHGKARLVNDAIRKLPFVKRSHPVTGPYDLIAFVEVLDLAVLGEDVVTKIQSIPGVVKSLTNIVVD; encoded by the coding sequence ATGGTCAGTGCCTATATTTTTATTGAAACGGATCACGGGAAAGCACGATTAGTCAATGACGCCATTCGTAAGCTCCCTTTTGTCAAAAGGTCTCATCCGGTGACAGGTCCGTATGATTTGATTGCCTTTGTAGAAGTCTTAGATTTAGCGGTGTTAGGAGAAGATGTCGTAACTAAAATTCAGTCTATTCCGGGGGTGGTCAAGAGCTTGACAAATATTGTGGTAGATTAA
- a CDS encoding LOG family protein has translation MKKQQRPLPSEKEFHHLIELLKKSKENDLLEEIVNTSFKLLEDGTERGDLKIINSALKELRYSFKVFSPYRRVRKASIFGSARTEEQAPEYQMAKEFSHLLCESGWMVITGAASGIMKAGHEGAGREKSFGVNIRLPFEQKANTFIENDPKLINFKYFFTRKLIFVKESDAIVLFPGGFGTHDEGFEALTLIQTGKSTPRPIVMVAPKGNDYWEDWKAFIEKHLLKTNLISPDDMGLFRIFYNIQDAVKEVVGFYKIFHSSRFVADQLVLRLTQAIPDSAVSTLNQEFKDLIAEGKIEKGNATEDEANEPDLATFPRLIFHFNRQHWGRLRQMIDFINTL, from the coding sequence ATGAAAAAACAGCAACGACCTTTGCCTTCTGAAAAAGAATTTCATCATTTGATCGAACTTCTTAAGAAATCTAAAGAAAACGACCTTTTAGAAGAAATTGTGAACACCTCTTTTAAACTGTTGGAAGATGGAACTGAGCGAGGTGATTTAAAAATTATTAATTCTGCCCTGAAAGAACTTCGCTATTCCTTTAAGGTTTTTTCTCCTTACCGCCGAGTGCGTAAGGCATCGATTTTTGGCTCAGCTCGAACAGAGGAACAGGCTCCTGAATATCAAATGGCCAAGGAATTTTCACATCTCCTCTGTGAATCGGGTTGGATGGTGATTACAGGGGCTGCCAGCGGCATCATGAAAGCCGGCCATGAAGGAGCTGGAAGAGAAAAAAGCTTTGGGGTCAATATTCGACTCCCTTTTGAACAAAAAGCAAATACCTTTATTGAAAACGACCCAAAGCTGATTAATTTTAAATATTTTTTTACACGTAAACTCATTTTTGTGAAAGAGTCTGACGCCATTGTCCTTTTTCCAGGGGGGTTTGGAACCCATGATGAAGGGTTTGAAGCCCTAACACTTATTCAAACGGGCAAATCTACTCCCCGGCCCATTGTCATGGTTGCCCCCAAAGGAAATGATTATTGGGAAGACTGGAAGGCATTTATTGAAAAGCATCTTCTTAAAACAAATTTGATCTCTCCTGATGATATGGGCCTTTTTCGCATTTTTTACAATATTCAAGATGCCGTGAAAGAAGTAGTCGGGTTCTATAAAATTTTTCACTCCTCTAGATTTGTCGCAGACCAATTGGTTCTAAGACTTACTCAAGCCATTCCCGACTCGGCCGTTTCAACTTTAAATCAAGAATTTAAAGATCTCATTGCCGAAGGGAAAATTGAAAAAGGGAATGCGACAGAAGACGAAGCCAATGAACCTGATCTTGCAACCTTCCCTCGCCTCATTTTTCATTTTAATCGACAACATTGGGGAAGACTCCGTCAAATGATTGATTTTATCAACACACTCTAA